A portion of the Actomonas aquatica genome contains these proteins:
- a CDS encoding sensor histidine kinase gives MPSPHKRSRFTHDQHVLLGVFLGGAPAVVVSMYHLWLAGDQEPKVQWTLTLLILGVWLGFALSVQNRVVRSLQTMANLLSALREGDFSIRARGANRENPMGDVMTEINFLGSILRAQRLGAMEATALLRTVMEEIDVAIFAFDGDGILRLVNRSGQELLASPAERILGRSAHDIGLGECVEAPPNGVLQHTVFPGGTGRWGMRRTQFREGGLPHELVVVADLSEALREEELKAWQRLVRVLGHELNNSLAPIKSIAGSLGSMLKREQRADDWEDDLRGGLEIIGKRAEGLSRFMQAYSRLAKLPKPVKSPCEVKPLVRQVVKLELRLPVEVIDGPDITVPCDGPQIEQVLINLIKNAVEATLEHQQPDTDDDDDGFEGDAAAKPPPPPLPAGAVSVTWEQTERFIEFRVTDSGHGISKATNLFVPFYTTKATGSGIGLVLCRQIAENHEGELYLKNREDTEGCIAVLRLPA, from the coding sequence ATGCCCTCCCCCCACAAACGTAGCCGCTTCACCCACGATCAACACGTCTTGCTCGGCGTGTTTCTTGGCGGGGCGCCGGCGGTGGTGGTATCCATGTATCACCTGTGGCTCGCCGGCGATCAGGAGCCCAAGGTGCAGTGGACGCTCACCCTGCTCATTCTCGGCGTGTGGCTAGGTTTCGCGCTCTCCGTGCAGAACCGCGTGGTGCGCTCCCTGCAAACCATGGCCAACCTGCTCTCGGCGCTGCGCGAGGGCGACTTCTCCATCCGCGCCCGCGGGGCCAATCGCGAGAACCCGATGGGCGACGTCATGACCGAGATCAATTTCCTCGGCTCCATCCTTCGCGCCCAACGCCTCGGCGCCATGGAGGCCACCGCACTCCTGCGCACCGTCATGGAGGAAATCGACGTCGCCATCTTCGCCTTCGACGGCGACGGCATCCTGCGTCTCGTCAACCGCTCCGGCCAGGAGCTCCTCGCCTCGCCCGCCGAACGCATTCTCGGCCGCTCGGCCCACGATATCGGGCTCGGCGAATGCGTCGAAGCTCCGCCCAACGGCGTCCTGCAACACACCGTATTTCCGGGCGGCACCGGCCGCTGGGGCATGCGCCGCACCCAGTTCCGTGAGGGCGGCCTGCCCCACGAACTGGTCGTCGTCGCCGACCTCAGCGAAGCTCTGCGCGAGGAAGAATTGAAAGCCTGGCAACGCCTCGTGCGCGTCCTCGGCCACGAGCTCAACAACTCCCTCGCCCCCATCAAATCCATCGCCGGCAGCCTCGGCAGCATGCTCAAACGCGAACAACGCGCCGACGACTGGGAGGACGATCTGCGCGGCGGTCTGGAAATCATCGGCAAACGCGCCGAGGGCCTCAGCCGTTTCATGCAGGCCTACTCCCGCCTCGCCAAATTGCCCAAACCGGTGAAGTCGCCCTGCGAGGTGAAACCGCTCGTGCGCCAAGTCGTGAAGCTCGAGCTGCGCCTGCCCGTCGAAGTGATCGACGGCCCCGACATCACCGTGCCCTGCGACGGTCCGCAAATCGAGCAGGTGCTCATCAACCTCATCAAAAACGCCGTCGAAGCCACCCTCGAACACCAGCAGCCCGACACCGATGATGACGACGACGGCTTCGAGGGCGACGCCGCCGCCAAGCCGCCGCCTCCGCCGCTGCCAGCCGGTGCCGTGAGTGTGACCTGGGAGCAGACCGAACGCTTCATCGAGTTCCGTGTGACCGACAGCGGCCACGGCATTTCCAAAGCCACCAACCTCTTCGTGCCGTTCTACACCACCAAGGCCACCGGCTCAGGCATCGGCCTCGTGCTCTGCCGCCAAATCGCCGAAAACCACGAAGGCGAACTCTACCTCAAGAACCGCGAGGACACCGAAGGCTGCATCGCCGTCCTGCGTCTACCGGCCTGA
- a CDS encoding four helix bundle protein gives MKDYRDLEVWRRSHDLVLAVYRASQCFPNDERFGLTSQLRRSAASIPANLAEGCGRHSDAELARYVEISHGSASETEYHLLLARDLGFLEAGAHESLADEVGQIKRMLGSLFRRLRPASSDNS, from the coding sequence TTGAAGGACTATCGGGATCTTGAGGTTTGGCGACGTAGTCACGACTTGGTGCTCGCCGTCTACCGGGCCTCCCAGTGCTTCCCCAACGACGAACGTTTTGGTCTCACCTCTCAGTTGCGTCGATCCGCGGCGTCGATTCCGGCTAATCTCGCCGAAGGTTGCGGACGCCACTCCGACGCCGAATTGGCGCGCTACGTTGAGATCTCCCACGGATCCGCCAGCGAAACTGAATACCACCTACTCCTCGCCCGTGACCTAGGCTTCCTCGAAGCTGGTGCACATGAGTCACTCGCCGACGAAGTCGGGCAAATCAAACGCATGCTCGGTTCACTCTTCCGCCGCCTGCGCCCCGCGTCTAGCGACAACAGCTGA